The genomic region CGGCCTCGGCGCCGACCCCAGGGCCGAGCTGAAGACGGTGGCGATCGATCTCCGTGAGGACTGGCCGACAGCGCTCCAGGCCGCCGGCTTCGATCCGGCGTTACCCGCGGCGTGGATCGCCGAGGGACTGTTCGGCTACCTGCCGCCGCAGGCCCAGGACCGTCTTCTGGACGCGGTCACCGCGCTCAGCGTTCCCGGCAGCCGGATAGGCAGTGAAGCGGTGCCCAGCACCGCGGACTCCTTCACCGACGAGGCCAGGGCGCAACTGCGCGACGCCACGGCCAAGTGGCGCGAGCACGGCTTCGAACTCGACTTCTCCGAGTTGAGCTTCACCGGCGATCGCAATGACGTCGGCGAGTACCTGGGCGCCCTCGGCTGGACGTCGGTCGCCACACCGATGAGCGACCTGCTGGCCGCCAACGGATTCCCGGCGACCCCACCGGCCGACGGCGATCAGCCAACCATGAGCAGTGTCGTGTACTTCACGTCGACGCTGCTCTGAGTCGGGTACCGGGTCATACCGGTCGGCGCGCTGCCTTGATCTCGAGTTCGGCCTCATACGCGCCCTCGTCTCGACCGAGCGCGACGGTGGCCGCGGTCATCGCCGCGATGGCGACGGTGAGCGCTATCGCCTCGTAGCGGCCCGCCTCGAGTGCCTCACCGAGCAG from Mycolicibacterium sp. YH-1 harbors:
- a CDS encoding SAM-dependent methyltransferase, which gives rise to MTRTNDDTWDLATSVGATATMVAAARAIATTAEQIDDPFAEPLVRAVGVDFLTRWATGQIDTEALDVDGATWGLQQMPAAMAARTRYFDAFFAEAAAAGIRQAVILASGLDARAYRLDWPADMTVFEIDQPEVIEFKTTTLAGLGADPRAELKTVAIDLREDWPTALQAAGFDPALPAAWIAEGLFGYLPPQAQDRLLDAVTALSVPGSRIGSEAVPSTADSFTDEARAQLRDATAKWREHGFELDFSELSFTGDRNDVGEYLGALGWTSVATPMSDLLAANGFPATPPADGDQPTMSSVVYFTSTLL